ataaaacacaataaaaaacagaaataaatagaaaatagaaaattacACAAAGACAAGTCTGAACAAATAGGtcttcagctgctttttaaagtgTCCACAAATCTTAAGTCCGAAGGGAGAGAATTCCAACATTTACGAGCCACAACCACAAAGTCAGTCTCCTTTAATTTTAAGTCTAGATTGAGGAACAACCAGCGAACCCTGATCAGAGGAGCTCAGAAACCTGCTGGAGACCTACAGCAGTGTCTGACCATGTAGAGCTCTATAGATACCTGTTAATAAATGCCATCAGTAGCCTTATCCAAGTATCACAATATTAAAGTAATGTAACTTATTACTTTCTGTTACTTTTGGATTACTTCAATactaaatatgcaaataaagacaagagaaaagaaatatcaatAAGATGACTTTTACTAGTCTGTAAGACAACAGAACAATGTAACattagaaaagaaaatgggGAAACCAAGTTTTGCGCATCTAATGTTTCCTCTGCTcagagtttaaaagaaaaacttgctTCTCATTGAGCAAATTCAGGCAGCAGCTTATAGATTTACAATGGAAGTTCACAACACATGACGTATATCACTGAGAACATTCTTAGAGTTATTGGAGTTGTTATGTtactacaaaaaaaatgtccaatgaTCTTCTGCAATGATGATGAGACACAGCAGCTTCTCTTAATGGACTGTTACAGAGCTCACGAAGTCTGTGACAAACTGAAAGCTGTTGGTGTCTTTAATTTAAATTGCAGAACTGTCATGTATTGTATTATTGATGATAAACTGCTATCTAAACACACAGAACTGATACAATTGATTATCTGTGTTGATAATGCAACAGACTGTGATCTACAGCGACATCGTAGTTAAACAGATAATTACTGACAAATCTGAGCATCTCACCTGGAACATACTGGACTTATGATCTGACAGCACTTTAAACAGGATTACTGGACTTTATGCACTTAATTGATGTTTTGCACTTTGGCACTGGTTGCACtttattgttaatgtaaattactgtttgtttgtgaattATAACTATGTGAAATTCAATAAAGATcttctgtattttaaaaaaaagaagaacattCTCAGGGAAAGTGTCTGACGAAACAGCGTCTGGTCCACTGACTGTGTAAATCTATCACACCGGCACACTGTGTGTCTCAGACCCCCCCCACCTTGTGTTTGTGGCCACTGAACCAGAGCTTTACCCTCCTCCACAGCTTTTCTCAGAGGAAGCAGTAGCAGACATCTGTGCAGAGGCATCATGAGCTTCATCGTGTCCTTTTATTCGGTTCTATCTACGTGATACGTCTGAGTTTTATCCAACTCATTTAGTATTGAACATGTTCTGTCAGCTGTGGACTCGTCTTATACTCAAACTCTCTTTGAACTTATTTGTATGAATCTTTAGAACTGTGTTTGTTCATGAATGTAACGGGGGATTATATTAACCTCACAGTTTATAATGCCCTCGTTAAGTTTCTTTTGTATTGCTGATAATAGTGACAGCCTACAGTCTCTGCcatgtgttgtgatgatgatgatgatgatgttggacTAACGGCTGACAGTAAGTAGTTGACTCCaacgaacacacacagacactccaATGTTGATTCAATGATTACTGTTTAAGCACTTCGGGATCTGGAggatacaagcccggtctcagtaaaactatttaatgtaaataaaatcataatcaaaggaaacttaaccgttaaataacaaattacaagGCCAACGGTCGAACCTTGACCAGGATCAAAGACTTACTATATTACAGATTATATAAAAGACACTATTGATAGAGATGATTCAGTACAcatagataatcactctgaatgtcaatatagttataattagtaataaacTCTCTCTCAGATCAGCtatacattaatatttacagGTCTCACCTGGTCTGACTTGTTCCCCCAGTGATGCTTTATAGCTGCATGGTTACCTTGGATACTGTGTAGCctaatattaaatatgaaatataagataacagcattcaaatgtgcaaataacacaaatatgctcaccttacaactattaaatgaaggtaaaattactgacaaaattatgTTCTATTTTCCAAGATTTTGCTATTAGACATAGTGACCATTTAAAGCTCAaattatgtatttaatgtaacatgcaagaggCAGATGTTACATTAACAGAAGACATcgactttattttattctcacttactatattttatttaagactttattgtatttaaattaaaaacagtccTCAGAATAAGAGAAGAAATGTTCGCAGCCACAGAGCAGCTCTGACAGGAAGTCTGGCTAAACTGCATCATGAGCCTCATCAGTGTGTTTGCTGCGACCAGAATCGCTTCATATTATTACAAACTGATCAGCAACAGAGGGATGTTTTTACTTTGAGTCTGTGAACAAACATGTGAGCCAGCTGGAAAAGTGGTTTTGGTGGAGCTCGGATGTATTTTACGGCACTTtaggagagaaatgagagagaaaagtcGCTGAGCAGTGCCGTCCACGGCGGTGAACAGGTGAGGTTTGTTTGCTccacaaagaaaaagcagaggACATCAGAACTCTACATGACTTCAATATGAAGAGACACATGTCCGCTATCTGCTGCCTTCACTGTCAGCCTTCAGCACTTGTCACACACTgatttttcactcttttatcactaagagaaaacacaagtgtCCGACATTCACACTGCACAGAGCAACCAGCAGCTGAATTGAGTCTCCGCGGTTCTCATGGTGTGTTTAAGTGCAGCCTCCTGCCTCAGACTCTCCACCAGTTGACTCAGACTCTGTTAGTTTCGTGTTGAATCTGAACCTATAAGAAACAATGGCAGAAGAGGCTCCAGCTCCCGCCGCCGCCCCGGCTAAAGCCGCAAAGAAGAAAGTTTCCAAGCCGAAGAAGGCTGGCCCCAGCGTCAGCGAGCTCATCGTTAAGACTGTGGCCGCATCCAAGGAGCGGAGCGGCGTGTCAGCAGCCGCCCTCAAGAAGGCTTTGGCTGCCGGAGGTTACGATGTGGAGAAGAACAAGGCCCGCGTCAAGACCGCCATCAAGAGCCTAGTGGCCAAGGGGACTCTGGTCCAGGTCAAGGGGACCGGGGCCTCCGGCTCGTTCAAGATGAGCAAGACGGTTGAAACCAAGGCCAAGAAGCCCGTAAAGAAAGCCGCTCCTAAAGCCAAGAAGCCCGCCAAGAGCCCTAAGAAACCCGCAGTGGCTAAGAAGCCTAAGACAGCGGCAGCCAAGAAGACAGCAGCCGCTAAGAAATCCCCCAAGAAGGTCAAGAAGCCCGCAGCGGCCAAGAAAGCAGCCAAGAGCCCCAAGAAGGCCACCAAGAGCCCCAAGAAAGTGGCCAAAAAGGCTCCTGCAGCCAAGAAAGCTCCCGCAAAGAAGGTCGCCAAACCCAAAGCCAAGAAGGCAGCAGCCAAGAAGAAGTGAGCTGTCATCAGTCTCAACATGTGAACTTGATCAAaggctcttttaagagccacaCATCTTTCTGTAAAGAGCATCATCCcagttttaatatgtttaatcaGATAGTGTCTCATATGCTGCACAAACTGATGAAActgtgacttttgttttttattcagaaGTGTTCTTATGTTTAAGATAGAATACAACTATTAACATGAAGTCACAGTTTGGCAGGAGAGGGAGCTCTTTTGTTCCTCCACTTATAGGTGGttatgtgtaaaaatgaaaactgactgCAGTTATTTATATGATATCAAGTCAGTCATTCTCACATCCTGCcagtttaattttcatttcctattttcttatattttctttatattttcagtttttcagctgAAGTGAATGTGAGCAGCAGAGTCAACATGGTCTGAACTGAGcatcaaatacagaaaatcactcAAGATTATGTTGAACTGTAAATGTATTATGACAATTGCATCATGATTGATATGTTGGATGAACAGATAACAACCATAACAATAATTGATATGGAAACAAATCAAAAAGATCTCAAAAATATTCATCCACTTAACCAGCCAACTAAGATCAACAACTACCCTCCTTTCTAAATCAGTTTAACATTACAGCTTTTAGCAGCGGTCAGCAAATCTGGTAAATAATTACTAGTTGTTATAATTAATAACTTGTTTTCAAATGGTGTGTAAACTTCGTAAAGGCTAATAACATCATGATAAGCATGACTTGTACAATTAATGACCAGTTTGAGGAATAATAGATGGTCTTAAATGTTGATGTTGGCAACCCAACCAACAGAAGTCATTATAATATGAATGCAGTTCACATATATTGTAGATTTATTgcaatattaaacattttgtttacatactAAATATAATTTGTGAGTTAACGACAGTGTATCAGACATGAAGATGTTTGCTATTTATGAGGAGTGTTAAAGAGCCTTTGGTTGGTTTCCAGCAGTCTGCAGGTCTGTAATTGTATTATGACAATTTCATCATGATTAAAAAGTTGGATGAACAGATGACAACCATAACAATAACTGATTTAACATGATTATGGCTATACTACCCTCCTCTCTAAATCGCTATTAAACATTATAGCTTTTAGCAGTGTTCAGCAAATCTCCACGTTAATGATTATAACTAGTATAAGCTTTCAAAGGGTGTGTAAAGCTCTGTACTGATCATTATGTTAAGTATGATGTGTGCACATTAAGACTAGATGATcttattttaaatgttgattACTGAGATTGTTGAGACAAACAACCatcatatttattaaaaatttattatgattatttttcatattattacggctacacaatataatataatgtatcaTGAGGATGTTTGCCCTTTATGAGGAGTGTTtggctcttaaaagagcctTTGGTTGGTTTTCAGCAGTCAGCAGGTCTCCAGGTTTACTTCTTGGCGGGCTTCTCGGTCTTCTTGGGCAGCAGCACAGCCTGGATGTTGGGCAACACGCCGCCCTGAGCGATGGTCACTCCGCCCAGCAGCTTGTTGAGCTCCTCGTCGTTGCGGACAGCCAGCTGCAGGTGACGGGGGATGATCCTGGTCTTCTTGTTGTCGCGGGCAGCGTTTCCAGCCAGCTCCAGGATCTCAGCGGTCAGGTACTCCAGCACAGCCGCCATGTAGACGGGGGCTCCGGCACCCACACGCTGCGCATAGTTGCCTTTGCGCAGATGTCTGTGAACACGGCCGACTGGGAACTGGAGCCCGGCACGAGAAGAGCGGGTCTTTGCCTTAGCGCGAGCTTTGCCTCCGGTTTTGCCTCTTCCGCTCATTTTAGGTTATTTTCTAGAGTCTGGACTCGAAGAAAGTGTGGAGCAAACACAGCAAGTCCCCCTTTATATCTTCGCGAGCAGGCAGGAGGGCTGATGTCTCCACCCACCAGAAAAGAGGCTCCAGCAGAGGGAGGCCCGCTCTTATTTTGGCGCATTTTTTCAAACGGCTTTTGTCCAATAAGCAGCGGAGGTTCAGGCTCCTGTAGGCGGTAATGAGCTCCAGGAGGAGCCGCTCACCAATCAGGACCCGGAGGTCTGAAGCAGCGTCACAGTTCCGCAGCCGCTCCGACACTTTAAGAGCAGCGTGTCTCCTCTTCTCATCACTATTTTCTCCTGATtagagaaagaagaaacaatgGCAAGAACCAAGCAGACTGCCCGTAAATCCACCGGAGGCAAAGCTCCCAGGAAGCAGCTGGCCACCAAGGCTGCCCGTAAGAGCGCCCCGGCCACCGGCGGCGTCAAGAAGCCTCACCGTTACAGGCCCGGTACCGTGGCTCTCCGAGAGATCCGTCGCTACCAGAAATCCACCGAGCTGCTGATCCGCAAGCTGCCCTTCCAGCGCCTGGTCAGAGAAATCGCTCAGGACTTCAAGACCGATCTGCGCTTCCAGAGCTCCGCTGTCATGGCTCTGCAGGAGGCCAGCGAGGCTTACCTGGTCGGCCTGTTCGAGGACACCAACCTGTGCGCCATCCACGCCAAGAGGGTCACCATCATGCCCAAAGACATCCAGCTGGCCCGCCGCATCCGCGGAGAGAGAGCTTAAACTGTCTGCTGCTCCACGAACCAACAAcggctcttttaagagccacTAACTCACTAAAGAGCTGCTTCCTCTGCTTCACctcatttggaaaatatatcTAATTCAGCTTCTTCTCTAACAAACCTTTAACACTCATTACAAGAAAATGATGTGTACTCAACAATTGTGCAAAACAGCTGAAGGTGAATTTGCATTTCCTTCTCTATTAATTCTTATCCAGTATGTTGGTGACAGGTTGGTTCTCCTCAGATGTAATGGCAGTTCAGTGGACCCACTAGCTAGGTGCTAGCTctattttcagaataaaatatgatttcacCACTGAAATTTTGAATCCCCAATCGATAAATCAATCACATGATGATCTCTCTACATTGACTCTTGCTTTCTGCATCATGTCTGaaatttttttcctcttcttttttttcagaatgatgctacacagtaaaatgtgtgttttaaatccTATCCAGGTTAAGCCTTTGTCTGTGGATTTCATTTTTAACGAAGAGAATTTTTAACTGAGTGCAGAGGTCAAATAATCCCAGACCTccattttgtttagttttatacATTAGAAATCTCTTTGTGACTCCACGTGTTGTTCCTGCACCTCTTAAATTTCATTATTGAActtgaaaacagcagctgacaaaacaatcttaaCACAAGGTCAGTTTAGTAGCtgttttaaattttcatttgtcATCAGCAGGTGTGTTATTTTCTAGTCTATGTTGTCTTGAAGTTGAGATAGAAAGCTAATCGTTTTAAAGTCAACATGGACAGTAAGGAAGAAAGGTAAGCAGCAAACAAACATGAGAacgtttttctttttctctcttttatcccctctaaacttctcacgtggtttcatttcaataaatgttcaaatgatccaatatttcggcaaaaatcaaagattagagaaaaagtctaaaaactgaaaacagatttgtgtatcagaactttgttttttcttctttcctctcccattaatcatctcacgacccctcagatttatctgctgaccttttggaggggcccgacccctaggttgggaaccactggactaaactagctaactgtatataaagtagtgtaaactagctccacctccagcagctccaacagtaacatgctgctctaacactgatgcttcactattaataatctaatgatgtca
The DNA window shown above is from Thunnus maccoyii chromosome 2, fThuMac1.1, whole genome shotgun sequence and carries:
- the LOC121886637 gene encoding histone H1-like, with amino-acid sequence MAEEAPAPAAAPAKAAKKKVSKPKKAGPSVSELIVKTVAASKERSGVSAAALKKALAAGGYDVEKNKARVKTAIKSLVAKGTLVQVKGTGASGSFKMSKTVETKAKKPVKKAAPKAKKPAKSPKKPAVAKKPKTAAAKKTAAAKKSPKKVKKPAAAKKAAKSPKKATKSPKKVAKKAPAAKKAPAKKVAKPKAKKAAAKKK
- the LOC121886678 gene encoding histone H2A-like; amino-acid sequence: MSGRGKTGGKARAKAKTRSSRAGLQFPVGRVHRHLRKGNYAQRVGAGAPVYMAAVLEYLTAEILELAGNAARDNKKTRIIPRHLQLAVRNDEELNKLLGGVTIAQGGVLPNIQAVLLPKKTEKPAKK